A part of Kitasatospora acidiphila genomic DNA contains:
- a CDS encoding WXG100 family type VII secretion target, whose product MSDPLDFERRMNPWLFDSSGNLTDQAKKQFPDLAAAATQTAAPSWAPTTGGTSVSVTPAALQQAGQNAAALATSVGTECTKPGQHVPTAVSALNGWSSSGAINTAWNTWDQQTQALCDLIDQLTTNLQTNGTNYTNDEDHTRRRFGAY is encoded by the coding sequence GTGAGCGACCCGTTGGATTTTGAACGACGCATGAACCCGTGGCTCTTCGACAGCTCGGGCAACCTCACCGACCAGGCGAAGAAGCAGTTTCCCGACCTGGCCGCAGCTGCGACACAGACAGCCGCGCCCAGTTGGGCGCCGACTACGGGTGGCACCTCCGTCTCGGTCACCCCGGCCGCTCTGCAGCAGGCAGGTCAGAACGCCGCCGCACTCGCCACGAGCGTCGGCACCGAGTGCACCAAACCGGGCCAGCATGTCCCGACTGCCGTGTCCGCCCTCAACGGCTGGTCCTCGAGCGGCGCCATCAACACGGCTTGGAACACATGGGATCAGCAGACCCAAGCCCTCTGTGACCTGATCGACCAGCTGACCACGAACCTGCAGACCAACGGCACCAACTACACAAACGACGAGGACCACACCCGGCGCCGATTCGGGGCTTACTGA